A region from the Chelmon rostratus isolate fCheRos1 chromosome 6, fCheRos1.pri, whole genome shotgun sequence genome encodes:
- the ano10b gene encoding anoctamin-10, whose translation MSKTGGDGGGGGSSGETAQQPEDASAAGKGLTKPGASIIGPGWTKVSCPCCASERVEPLVLVKLGEKVRPETKRWLIRLIGAPQKDGGAALLAHPGEEASGDIIVVSAPRCTLLRATEELGLCKTYCNDNMEAFSYNDRDSFKDSDNMEAFLTLSERQYIVKYELDGLRAQRDLRIPGLPDSHTLHHRDNIWQKLGSAGVIVDTFPLHNPDKLKDLSEAWYSGNQLVQPLDSVNGYFGSSVAFYFSFLDFYTWSLLLPAVLGLSITYFSGEVQSQMEESVSGSGVTSVEDDSGLAVSGHMIQALFSMLWSTVFMEMWKRRSSSLSYRWGTLHLAERFAEPRPGFHGDIGVNPVTGRVEPLFPEWQRDLRMALVSVPVVGVFLGLVVVGMLCFYWGEAQAQELQKDWDSLLAQTLLYVPSVLHIVYTNVLATAYRKVAQSLTEFENHREESAYENHLTAKVLVFTFFNYFAVLFHIAFFKQDVPLLRKRLASLLIVTQLVNQVTEVVIPFLVDRFISAPHRTEHEDDPEEDKFRNQRTLPVFPGLFAEYIELLVQFGYLSLFSCVYPLTAVLLLINNLTEIRSDAYKICKLFRKPFSPPVANMGVWQIAFEVLSFVSVVSNCWLLLLSPRLQEMFQEGGLSSTNILLLAVLVEHVLILVKVVLAVLIPDEPDWIRKKREHIEYTSMQALRQQKLTSEES comes from the exons ATGAGCAAGACAGGCGGCGATGGcggaggcggcggcagcagcggtgAAACAGCCCAGCAGCCGGAGGATGCGAGTGCAGCAGGGAAGGGCCTGACCAAGCCGGGCGCCAGCATCATCGGACCAGGCTGGACTAAAGTTAGCTGCCCCTGCTGCGCATCGGAGCGGGTGGAGCCGCTGGTTCTGGTGAAGCTCGGAGAGAAAGTTCGCCCTGAGACGAAAAGGTGGCTCATCAGGCTGATTGGAGCTCCTCAGAAAGATGGAG GTGCTGCCCTGCTGGCCCACCCGGGCGAGGAGGCCAGTGGCGACATCATCGTGGTCTCTGCCCCGCGCTGTACGTTACTTCGAGCCACCGAAGAGCTGGGTCTGTGCAAGACTTACTGCAACGACAACATGGAAGCCTTCTCCTACAACGACAGAGACAGCTTTAAAGATTCGG ACAACATGGAGGCGTTCCTGACCCTGTCCGAGCGGCAGTACATAGTCAAGTATGAGCTGGACGGCCTGCGGGCTCAGAGAGACCTGAGAATACCGGGCCTGCCTGACAGCCACACGCTGCATCACAGAGACAACATCT GGCAGAAGCTCGGGTCAGCTGGTGTTATTGTGGACACGTTTCCCCTCCACAACCCGGACAAACTGAAGGATCTCAGTGAAGCCTGGTACTCTGGGAATCAGCTGGTTCAGCCATTGG ATTCAGTCAACGGCTATTTTGGAAGCTCTGTGGCCTTCTACTTCAGCTTCCTGGATTTCTACACCTGGTCCCTGCTCCTACCAGCAGTGCTGGGCCTCTCCATCACGTACTTTTCAG GCGAGGTTCAGAGTCAGATGGAGGAGTCGGTCTCAGGCTCAGGGGTCACAAGTGTTGAGGATGACTCAGGACTGGCTGTCAGCGGTCACATGATCCAGGCGCTGTTCAGCATGCTGTGGTCCACAGTGTTTATGGAGATGTGGAAGCGCCGGAGCTCCTCCCTGTCCTACCGCTGGGGGACCCTGCACCTCGCTGAGCGCTTCGCGGAGCCCCGGCCCGGTTTCCATGGCGACATCGGGGTCAACCCTGTGACGGGCCGCGTGGAGCCGCTCTTTCCTGAGTGGCAGAGGGACCTGCGTATGGCCCTGGTGTCAGTCCCAGTGGTGGGCGTGTTTCTAG ggttggtggtggtgggaaTGCTTTGTTTCTACTGGGGGGAGGCCCAGGCGCAGGAGCTGCAGAAAGACTGGGACTCCCTGCTGGCTCAGACTTTGCTCTACGTGCCCTCAGTGCTTCACATCGTCTACACGAACGTGCTAGCGACTGCTTACAGGAAGGTGGCGCAGTCTTTGACTGAATTTG AGAACCACAGAGAGGAGTCTGCCTATGAGAACCACCTGACAGCCAAAGTCTTGGTG TTCACCTTCTTCAACTACTTTGCAGTGCTCTTCCACATCGCCTTCTTCAAGCAGGATGTGCCTTTGCTTCGTAAG CGTCTAGCGTCTTTGCTGATAGTGACCCAGCTGGTGAACCAGGTGACCGAGGTGGTCATACCCTTCCTGGTGGACCGGTTCATCAGCGCCCCCCACAGGACAGAACATGAAGACGACCCAGAGGAGGACAAATTTAGAAACCAAAGAACCCTCCCTGTCTTCCCT GGCTTGTTCGCAGAATACATCGAGCTCCTGGTGCAGTTTGGGTATCTGAGCCTTTTCTCCTGCGTGTATCCTCTGACGGCCGTACTGCTGCTCATCAATAACCTGACAGAGATCCGATCGGACGCCTACAAGATCTGCAAACTATTCCGCAAACCCTTCTCCCCTCCTGTGGCAAACATGGGCGTGTGGCAG ATCGCTTTCGAGGTCCTGAGTTTTGTCTCCGTTGTGTCcaactgctggctgctgctgctgtctccacGGTTACAAGAGATGTTTCAGGAGGGCGGgctgagcagcacaaacattctgctgctggctgttttGGTGGAG CATGTGCTGATCTTGGTTAAGGTGGTTTTGGCGGTACTGATCCCTGATGAACCAGACTGGATCcgaaaaaagagagagcacatTGAGTACACATCCATGCAGGCCTTGAGACAGCAG AAGCTGACGTCTGAGGAGTCCTGA